The genomic DNA AATTCTTTTTAATACTCTTTGTTTGATTTCCATTCATCCATTATCAAAGGCATTACTAGCTATAGGCAGACTATGCATTGATTGCATTGGGTCCTATGAGCCACTAGGGGGCCCAAAAAGGCAAGGcaagcgcatttcatactcaaggcaactcaatttGCTTtgcatgataaaacattcaattgtttaaaatcaataagaacatttaaacgCTGAGCTCTCAGCCACAtctgagtaaaataaaaagtagctgtATTTATCCATAATGCACTTCATAATAAACTGATGTCACAAGCTGAGGCTTGGGTTTTTGAGGCGTAATTAGGATTTAATAATTCCTCCAAAGTGACACACAGTCAGTGGTAGGACAGGAAACCAACATCTAACATTTAGGGTCTTGCCTCGGGCCCCCAAAAAGTTAGAAACGGCCCTGCCCACGAGCAGCACAGCTACTTTTTGTAATATAGTTAAACCAAAATGAGCCAGATCTTGTATTCATAACGTAAAAGCATAATTATTTATGTAGATAAATGCTTTACATTCACACTTTTAACATGAATTAATAGTAGCAGATCAAAATGTACTTAACGTGCAATTAcagtaattcaaaataaaaatgataattccGAATCGTTTTTGTCGGaatcattttgagtttttggatgaaaactgcttttatttttccaaatacaaagatttcataattttaatcatattattgatgatttaatattttacttgattttaaatattttttactgctggttttaaatgttcttattgattttcaaactgtttaatgttttctgttgcactttttaatcttgtaaagcacattgaattgccctgtgtatgaaatgcacaatacaaatacatgtgcACTGCCTTGCCATAGCTCGGtggggagtttgcatgttctcccaccATACAAAAACATGGCTGCTAGTTTATTTTTGAGTGTGTGGACTCACTGAGCACCTCCAGGAGAGTCTCCACATATGTCAGTGGGTTAGGGAAGTCCAGTCTGAACTCCAGTCCCTTCAGGACCATCAGCTCCAGCTCCAGGACCCCCTGTTTGGTCACACTGTGGCCCAGAGAATACAGCAAGCGCACGGCCACGTTACTGTCGATCATCTGTGGGACATCCAGCACAGATCCCTCATCTTTTAAAACTCCTTAAGAACGTTATTCATCAACGCACCTGACTGTAAAAGGACAGTTTGCTGGCCAGCCGGATGCAGGAGAAGAGGATGAGAGGAAACTTCTCCACCAGCTCCTCGTTGTGGATTGGCTGATCATCACTGAGGGAGGGGGACGCTGAGAGGTATCCTGTGAGGTGTTTCACCATAAACCTGTGAAGCATCGATGCTAGTGTGAGGCCATTTGTGTATGAAGGTAAAATATGCTGCAGCTCACCTCTGTAGTAACTCTACAGCTTGGTATCCAACCAGTGGGTCCAGTCCCAGCTGCTGGGTGATCCGGAAAATGTCAGCTGGGAAGAAAACAAAAGGGAAAGATGTTATTAACTACTGTATATTAATGGTTACTTATTATGGTCTCTTTGTattcctcatttaaaaaaacaagaagtacACAAGATGACCACAGAAActtaaaagaataacaaaaataaacaaaatgactccaaaaacctcagaaaaaaattcaattcaattcaactttaattatatagcgcaaattacaacaaagtcatctcagtgcacttaacaaaatataaagtccggagtaagaaataaaaaaacaagatacatgaacatacaaaacaagactcaaaattaacacaaaacgacaacaaaaatgcacaaaaactaaaacaaaaaaattcgcaaaatacacaacatacacGAATTGATGACAAAAACGCAAAAAATAAtcctcaaaatgacaaaaaaaaaaaaaaaacagaaatcactcataaaccacacaaaatgatgaaaaaaatacacaagatgaatccaaaacctcacaaaacaacaagataaataaaaatgcaaaaaaaaaaaaaaaattcaaaataaacacaaaaaaaagcaaaactacataaaacagcaaaaatagatCGTATCTTACAATAACTTGTAACTCACCGATTATTGCGCTCGTCTTGAAGTCTCCActgttttttggcaaatttcgtaggttttctttgtttctttgatttaaattaaacagAAAATCTGTGAGTTGCTCAAGCGAGGCTTCACCAAACTTTAAGTTATTACCGTTTGAGGCGGAAATGAATGAtttcgccattaaaacagaaaataactgGCCTTTTCTTTCAGTGAGGAATAAACTAAAACACTCTTCTATAATAAACGACGAGAACTGCGTTAAATTTAGatttcaaaaaaacatttgttaaatGTTCACCGCTAGGCTAGAAGCTACGTTTAACTTCCGGTAGATGGCGCTGTCCCCACGCTTTTATATTCCCGTAGGAACCAAAGTTTGTTTGGACGTTGGTCAAATTAAGAATGGTTTAAAAATAAAGGATGAaagtaaataattatttgtACAActcagttttaattttggaaaaacttAATTCATAAAAGTAGACGAAACcatgtttttccatatttaaaaaaaaaaattatgttgaGTTTGTCCATTCTAAACCTGCTGCTAAAATTGCCCCCGAAAATGTCTCCTTTGAAGGACCTCtgatttatttaggtttttttttattttctaaactaTTTTACATCGAAATTTAATCGAATTGAAACTGAAAAggaatcagtttcattttttttttggtgtgattatgattaaaaaagcaataaattaaTGGAACCATTGTAAGCCATATATATATGGcttacaaatatatatacatattttttttcgtCAAATAGCATCTTATGACTTGCAAGTCAAATTTAGCTCAAAACCCAtttcttttacaaattaaatgtAAGATAACTTTCtgataaatactaaataaatttATCATAGGTGTAATCATTAAATACAATATCTAAGTATTTGtttgatttactttttaaagttcaacatctgttttatattttatttttttatttaaaaaaaaaacgagttgAACTAGTACGAGTACGGAGTagtactatttattattatatttattatttatttatttattattattgatgagaAAGGGacttagttttttattattatttttaaatttgtaacataatcacaaaatgtaaagtataataattaataaagcgTTCTCAAgggtaatgtttttttaattaacaagcATGGATACATACGAAGACAAAATCTTTCAAGGTCGAAATAAGAGATAAAAACgcgttttttaaaaatgtattttataaaagtgtttcacaaatatcatttttaatttttaattgagTATGATTATACTCCAATGTACAGTGTATATATCTAAAAaccgaacaaaaaaaaagcttttatggatttgattaaataataaattagtatTCCGTACGGACGTATTTAGACGTTGCACGCCCGTAGCACAGAGCCACAGACCTGCTAACATATGGATAAGCCACACACTGGAGGTTAACCAGGCCGAACCAGCTCCCCCTCCTCCGCAGACCTTTTATATATCACTGGATTTGAAGCGCCGGTGAAGCAGCTCAAACTCacgctgtcatggctgacaacAAGAAGTCCGATGCTCCGTATGCGACCCGTGTGGACCCAACCAAGGAGCCTCTGTCCCCGGAGCAGCAGCACTTCATCAGGCAGGTGGAGCTGGAGCAGTGGAAGCGGAGGACCGTGAGGCTTCGGGGGAGGAACGCAGTGACGGGCCTCGCCATCGGAGCCCTGGTGCTGGGGATCTGTATCCTTGTAATGACGTCCAAAGGTGAACTATGtaatgttagcttagcatgtagcatacATACAGTGGCAGGTCTCTAAAGACAGTTTTATGTCGTAAAACATAAAGTTAGTGAGTTAACTTTAATGACAGATGTGCTTTAAAGTGACACAACCAACAGAATctgtattaatattataatgtaACACTGGGAGTGGAATTAACAATATTTTCACCTCATTTCTACGTTACATCCTAATAAACAATCGGTAAAATATTTTTGACATTCTTTGTAATATTTAACACCAACTTAGTCATTTAAATCTTTATgttgtcaattacatttaactGTACTTGTATGGTAATAAGGAACTGATATCGATCTGAATTCCGCCCatctaatattttttaattcatggctgataaactgttttaatttaataacaaatccaagaaatgctgtttttttttttgtttgtttgtttgttttttgcctaATTATTTGAAATTACAAATGAGAAATGTTTTCCATAATCATCTATTGACAATAAAATGCTGTTTACTTGTTTTGATCTTAttagttggttttttttgtgccGTTTCATTatcatttgtaaaaatgttttagtgAACAAAAGGTCAGTCAAATGTTCACAAAACACAACGATCGATGTATAAAATACCAAATAGATGCTCCTGTCAAAATTAAAAGACTAAATAAAATAGAACCAAATTAGTCATTAAGGCAGAATAAGTTCCCAAACTTGTTctgccccccccacccccaccctagAAGAATGGAAAATCTcacctttttattatttattgttaactTAATTGTTGACTTGATAACTATGCTGTATGTTTGTGTAAATCTGATCAATAACTGCATATAACCTTTTTGTTTGTGATTATTCTCATTCTCCAGGAAAGTGCATTGAAGGTTTTATTATTACCTAATTATCACTGCACAGGAAGTTGCACTGACAGGAAGTAGGTGGATAGCTTAAGAATTGCATGAAATATCCAACATAAATGAACAGATGTTTTATTTAACGCATGTGATTGGTGTCGTTTGACTC from Gouania willdenowi chromosome 19, fGouWil2.1, whole genome shotgun sequence includes the following:
- the cntd1 gene encoding cyclin N-terminal domain-containing protein 1, which produces MAKSFISASNGNNLKFGEASLEQLTDFLFNLNQRNKENLRNLPKNSGDFKTSAIIADIFRITQQLGLDPLVGYQAVELLQRFMVKHLTGYLSASPSLSDDQPIHNEELVEKFPLILFSCIRLASKLSFYSQMIDSNVAVRLLYSLGHSVTKQGVLELELMVLKGLEFRLDFPNPLTYVETLLEVLRHNEPCVPVQLLYHQCRHVLLFITLQRKAFYESLLITSLQTSSSSSSPSQKQREKFVTVTEDYMLLGVGVISVSAFILCFRMWQQVVAELSHMTGITKRSITDFTFVTVKLIIDPHPTSSHLTH
- the coa3a gene encoding cytochrome c oxidase assembly factor 3 homolog, mitochondrial isoform X2, translated to MADNKKSDAPYATRVDPTKEPLSPEQQHFIRQVELEQWKRRTVRLRGRNAVTGLAIGALVLGICILVMTSKGKCIEGFIIT
- the coa3a gene encoding cytochrome c oxidase assembly factor 3 homolog, mitochondrial isoform X1, yielding MADNKKSDAPYATRVDPTKEPLSPEQQHFIRQVELEQWKRRTVRLRGRNAVTGLAIGALVLGIYGYTFYSVSQERIMDEIDEEAKRARTRDSNQ